In the Plodia interpunctella isolate USDA-ARS_2022_Savannah chromosome 6, ilPloInte3.2, whole genome shotgun sequence genome, one interval contains:
- the LOC128670949 gene encoding blood vessel epicardial substance-like yields the protein MELVILKARAQLNRLVSSSTERRGKGASASGAGGGGGGARAAGRARGMAPAAPAPASAAPWLNATYNITRLNVTFDSDYDLLNASSPDEHNVHWFCAKWTSAQQDLFQAANLCFAIAFLAPKSFKQSILVLRALAAAGAVLMGMWAGAEICAPDVLAWSLALVLVNSIHTIFLIIRFLPPALSLELTDLYLKLFKPLKVNKKHFQELTREARIVRLEPGEAYAVEDVTPADERLSILMKGKMRVSCDETHLHYIQPYQFVDSPEWEANREQSDDVFQVTVIAEEVCTCICWPRMRLERVLRHRPSLKVVLDCLIGKDITHKLYSVSEGLSAGVSDREGAQGHLTRSASVDAVHEGTRGRLRSLAWRARTAAPKGNSYWQPLIARQFLQKSPFGRSGSSQPPRLLTQVSSASLQPPAPARRRSPPRRSTSFRRGREVKFAETPAAPEPVV from the exons ATGGAGTTGGTAATACTGAAAGCGCGAGCCCAACTGAATCGTCTCGTGTCATCGTCGACAGAGCGGCGAGGCAAAGGCGCGAGCGCAAGCGGCGCGGGGGGAGGCGGCGGAggggcgcgggcggcgggGCGCGCCCGCGGAATGGCTcccgccgcgcccgcgccggcGTCCGCCGCTCCCTGGCTCAATGCCACCTACAACATTACCAGGCTAAACGTTACCTTCGACTCCGACTACGATCTCCTCAATGCCAGCTCTCCAGACGAACATAATGTACACTGGTTTTGTGCCAAGTGGACCAGTGCGCAGCAGGACCTTTTTCAA GCAGCAAACCTATGCTTCGCGATCGCGTTCTTAGCGCCGAAGAGCTTCAAGCAGAGCATCCTCGTGCTGCGCGCGCTagcggcggcgggcgcggtGCTCATGGGCATGTGGGCCGGAGCCGAGATCTGTGCTCCCGACGTGCTGGCCTGGAGCCTGGCGCTCGTGCTCGTCAACTCTATACATACTATATTCTTAATCATAAG GTTTCTTCCACCAGCATTGTCACTCGAGCTGACAGACTTATACCTGAAGCTGTTCAAGCCTCTGAAGGTGAACAAGAAACACTTCCAGGAGCTGACGCGGGAGGCACGCATCGTGCGGTTGGAACCAGGCGAGGCGTACGCAGTGGAGGACGTCACACCGGCTGACGAGAGGCTCTCCATACTCATGAAGGGGAA AATGCGCGTGAGTTGTGACGAAACACATCTCCATTACATCCAGCCCTACCAGTTCGTCGACTCCCCGGAGTGGGAAGCCAACCGCGAGCAGTCCGACGATGTCTTCCAG GTGACAGTGATCGCAGAGGAAGTGTGCACGTGTATCTGTTGGCCGCGTATGCGCCTGGAGCGGGTGCTGCGTCACCGCCCGTCCCTCAAGGTCGTACTCGACTGTCTCATAG GTAAAGACATAACCCATAAGCTGTACTCAGTGTCAGAAGGTCTGAGCGCCGGGGTGAGCGACCGTGAGGGTGCCCAGGGGCACCTTACGCGGTCTGCGAGTGTGGACGCTGTACACGAAGGTACGCGCGGCCGCCTGCGCAGCCTCGCGTGGAGGGCGCGCACTGCCGCCCCCAAAG GAAATTCCTACTGGCAACCACTGATTGCTCGCCAGTTCCTTCAGAAGTCGCCGTTCGGACGGTCCGGGTCGTCGCAGCCGCCGCGGCTGCTGACGCAGGTTTCGTCCGCCAGCCTGCAaccgccggcgccggcgcgaCGTCGCAGTCCGCCACGTCGCTCGACGTCGTTCCGCCGCGGTCGCGAGGTGAAGTTCGCAGAGACGCCGGCGGCGCCCGAGCCCGTCGTGTGA
- the Dbct gene encoding lipoamide acyltransferase component of branched-chain alpha-keto acid dehydrogenase complex, mitochondrial: protein MTFLMRKCALTARNVNRFRKLYALVNIESHRFFSIDTNNSKSYITGVHQTSSQFHTSQPSNGIVAFKLSDIGEGIREVVIKEWFVKVGDNVQQFDNICEVQSDKAAVTITSRYDGVVKRLHYAVDQTALVGNPLVDIEVDNVSEEDASSESSAEISAKPTPSKTSSSQRVKVLTTPAVRRIAAQFDVDLSTVKATGRNGRVLKEDVLSHLNISADRSNEISDASTVIAAAIPILQAHAKTELLLEDSIVPISGFTRAMVKSMTEAMKIPHFGLSDEYEVTKLVETRESLKKLAQEKGIKLTYMPIILKAASLSLSSFPILNSSLDNSCEHLIYKASHNIGVAMDTPNGLVVPVIKNVQNKSILEIARELNNLQEKGRNGQLGLGDLSGGTFSISNIGNIGGTYTSPIILPPQVAIGALGKIQVLPRFNSNGEVVKSHVLTVSWSADHRVIDGVTITRFSNHLKRYLENPSTLLLDL from the exons ATGACGTTCCTGATGAGAAAGTGTGCGTTGACCGCAAGAAATGTGAACCGGTTTCGCAAGTTATACGCTTTAGTGAACATT GAAAGCCATCGATTCTTCAGCATCGAtacaaataattcaaaatccTATATTACTGGAGTGCATCAAACATCGAGTCAATTTCACACGAGTCAACCTAGCAACGGAATAGTCGCTTTCAAGTTGTCTGACATTGGAGAAGGAATCCGCGAAGTGGTCATTAAAGAATG GTTTGTAAAAGTGGGCGACAATGTGCAGCAGTTCGACAACATCTGCGAGGTGCAGAGTGACAAAGCGGCAGTAACCATCACCAGCCGATACGACGGAGTGGTGAAGCGGCTGCACTATGCCGTTGACCAGACTGCGTTGGTCGGGAACCCCCTCGTTGATATTGAAGTAGATAACGTGAGCGAAGAAg ATGCGTCATCAGAATCCAGCGCAGAAATAAGTGCAAAACCGACACCGTCAAAAACCAGCTCAAGCCAAAGAGTTAAAGTGTTAACCACACCAGCTGTAAGAAGAATAGCTGCTCAATTTGAT GTAGACTTAAGCACGGTTAAAGCAACTGGAAGAAATGGCAGAGTATTAAAAGAAGACGTTTTATCACACCTTAACATCAGCGCAGATAGATCTAATGAAATATCAGACGCATCGACGGTCATAGCTGCGGCAATACCAATCTTGCAAGCCCATGCGAAGACTGAGCTGTTGTTAGAAGACAGCATCGTGCCGATTTCTGGATTTACAAGGGCTATGGTTAAATCAATGACCGAAGCGATG aaaatcccCCACTTCGGTTTAAGCGACGAGTACGAAGTGACAAAACTAGTCGAGACTCGAGAATCGCTCAAGAAGTTGGCACAAGAGAAAGGCATAAAGCTGACTTATATGCCTATCATCCTGAAGGCTGCCTCACTGAGTCTCAGTTCATTCCCAATATTAAACAGCAGCCTGGACAATTCTTGTGAACATCTCATATACAAAGCTAGTCACAATATAGGAGTGGCAATGGATACGCCAAACGGACTTGTCGTTCCAGTGATCAAG AATGTACAAAACAAGAGTATATTGGAAATAGCGCGCGAGTTAAATAATCTTCAGGAAAAGGGAAGAAACGGGCAGCTTGGATTAGGTGATTTGAGTGGAGGAACCTTTTCTATCTCTAATATCGGAAAC ATTGGAGGAACCTACACTAGTCCTATCATTCTTCCACCACAGGTCGCAATAGGAGCCCTAGGCAAAATTCAA GTACTTCCAAGGTTCAACTCCAATGGAGAAGTGGTCAAGAGCCACGTACTAACAGTGAGCTGGTCGGCAGATCACCGAGTCATTGATGGAGTGACAATCACGCGATTCTCAAACCACTTGAAAAGATATCTCGAAAATCCCTCCACCCTTCTTTTAGATctgtaa
- the LOC128670953 gene encoding m-AAA protease-interacting protein 1, mitochondrial-like, with protein MASVIRILGKRYWPAQIETLAKCRSCGPGLNKNTPLLSITPGLTKSSLISFNQPWIEFRQLEPHRNLHNGDKLLQPSTKQSNDFLNGFPKTFFFKRKKDPNKKRVPKLILVQNPFTWLMIKIDFCVLRHVWDPSFQEKEFKFGAKQAISRVTDVISKGQYAELNGLLTKAARLSLLRELERNWSDRQRSLLSLNRNDIQISSPRKVYFIRIADKKYCDVDMAFLALKWVPINTIDALIFTEIFARFHREYTPHCIPEWTIAYFKVTRFEVLRQKT; from the exons ATGGCAAGTGTGATAAGGATACTGGGTAAACGTTACTGGCCAGCACAAATAGAAACGCTGGCAAAGTGTCGTAGTTGTGGCCCGGGATTGAACAAAAATACCCCATTGCTCTCTATTACCCCAGGACTAACGAAATCTTCCCTCATATCCTTCAACCAACCCTGGATCGAGTTTCGGCAATTGGAACCACACAGAAATCTCCACAATGGCGATAAATTACTTCAACCATCGACTAAGCAATCTAACGACTTTTTAAATGGTTTCCCGAAGACtttctttttcaaaagaaaaaaagatcCGAATAAAAAACGAGTTCCAAAACTTATATTAGTACAGAACCCCTTCACGTGGCTTATGATAAAAATCGACTTTTGCGTTTTGCGTCATGTATGGGATCCTAGTTTTCAAGAGAAAGAATTCAAATTCGGAGCGAAAcag GCAATTTCCCGCGTGACTGATGTGATAAGCAAAGGTCAATATGCCGAGCTGAACGGGCTGCTTACGAAAGCCGCTCGGCTGAGTTTGTTACGGGAGCTGGAACGCAACTGGAGCGACCGGCAGAGGTCACTGCTATCCCTTAACCGGAACGATATTCAAATATCATCGCCAAGGAAGGTTTATTTCATCAGGATAGCAG ATAAGAAATACTGCGACGTGGATATGGCTTTCCTCGCATTGAAGTGGGTTCCCATTAACACGATAGACGCTTTGATATTCACTGAAATTTTTGCAAGATTTCATCGCGAATACACACCTCACTGCATACCTGAGTGGACTATAgcttattttaaagtaacacGCTTTGAGGTATTACGACAAAAAACATAA